In Takifugu flavidus isolate HTHZ2018 chromosome 1, ASM371156v2, whole genome shotgun sequence, the DNA window TGCTGTTCCACAGCAGGCATTCAGTGAAATACATTTTGCATTATGGGTAAATCATATTGGTACCATTAATCAGGACAAAAATATGCACAActctgagaaaaaaaatatGCTGCCAATCTTACAGAGAAAGCTTTGGCTTAACAGCATGACAGCAACATGAAGAAGCTTTATTTTAGCCAAAGAAATCACTTATTTTATAGAACCAGTTTCAACAGGTAACATGTCATTTTTGTGGCTCTAGGTGGAGTGAACAGTTGATTGTATACCCCCGAACCAACAAACAGAACCAAAAGAAAAAACGCAAGGTGGAGCCAGCAACTTTCCAGGTACTTGTCATCACAATAAATCCAAGTTTAACTTCAAATACCATgctgttattgttttattgcaTACTGGTTggtgtgtctgtgttcaggAGCCAGGCCCAGCCAAGGTCGCAGTGACGGATTCTGGTATCCCTGATGCGGAGACAGTTCCAGACTCAAGTTCCATCATTTGGCAGGAGGAACTGAGTCAGAGGGAggctgatgcagctgctgcctggtCACAAGCTGACCTCCCAGGATCATCTCCACCCCCTGCAGGTAAGCAGGAATGAAGATGAAAAAGTTTAGGTCATTTAAATTGACaggttttttatatatatattctaaaGCAATCAAAATACCGTACTtcatatgatttttttttttttttcttcaggtgaCCGTAATTCTGCAGCACAAGCCTCTGATGGGAGTTCGGTGAATGGAGATAAAGTGGATCGGGGCAGCCTGGTGCTACATGCCTCTGCTCCACAGCCTCCCAATGACCTATTGTCCCCAACAGGCTCATGTTCCAGTCTTGGGGGTATCCCTCGTTGCCTGTCTCCAGCCCCCAGTGATCCCTTTCCTTCTGGCAGCTCTCTACTTTCTAATGGATCACACATCAGTGGCTCGGTCAGCTCATTGGATTCGGATGCAAGTGGAGGCACAGTCAATAGCACTGATAGCCACCCCCCCAACCAGAGGGGCAGTCATTCCTACAGTCACCATGACACTCCTCGATCAAGGCGGTTGGAGGCTGAGGCTAGAAAGGCAGAAAAGAGGAGCCGATTTAGAAGCCCTGACAGGCAAGAGAGGGAGGCCATCCTCAGCCCCGAGAGGAGGTCAGTGTCTAATTCTACACTCTGCTGGTTTGTCTCCTAATTCAAGGAGGgtctgaaaattaaaaaaaaaatgggttgATCACAAAatacacagattttttttttctgaccaTGAAGTTGCTCCTTCCTAAATTTTATATTCATGACTTTTTTGGTTGtaaatgtgagtgtgaatggttgtttgtcatTCTGTGTTGGCCCTGGTGTCTTATCCattgtgttttgcttttcctgtgtagattgttttttttgtggtgggtTACATTTCTCTGTACTTACAGTCTGAAAAGAGGATTACTTTTTTGTTCAAAGGGCCATTCATATTCAATTATAAGATTTATATTTATGTCCACATTTATATCCACTAAGTCGTTTTTTACAATTGATATTAGTAAATCATGTGGCTGAGCATACACTGAAAAcgccatttatttttttatgactTCTTATTTATTGCATAAGTCAACTCATAGAGAACCCTTACAATGTGTTCGCAAAATTCCAATTATCACATCATAGTTGGACGGACTCATCCTTATGTCCCCTCCCGGCATATACTGTAGTCATGATGTAAGAATGATCACATTGAAAGATTGTACTGTAAATGATGTTAAGTGTTTGTGTGGGCTAGTGCTGGCACATTACTCGTACTCTAGTAACCTGTGTGGTCGACTGAGAGCACCATGGTAGCCTTGCAGATAATTAAAGATTTGAGATTAAAGATCTGATTTAATTAAACCAGGTTAGTGGGTTTGTTTCTTGGAATCCAGTTCCATGGTACAGGCACTGTGTTCTGGAAATAGCTGAGCCTTTTATCCTTTTAAAACCATACACACATCCAGTGTGACGCACATAATTTAATCACTGATTTTTTTCCAACTGACCCAACTCCATTAGAAAGGATGAGTGAGGGTGTATTGGGAGACAACACATCGGtgatgttttgcatttaaacCTTTTAATAAGAACTGACTCTTTCTTATTATGTTTGTAAGTACGTGCCCTctgattattgtttttatctGGTTTTTGGGCATATGATTGGGTGCATCCTTTGCCTCACATTTCGAGTTCCTACTCGTGACATATTTAACGTTTAACATCAGAAGTCATTGACCACATGTTCACTCATGTTCCAAATGAAAGGAAGGTAAATACTTCAACATTGTGAtggagtgcgtgcgtgcgtgcgtgcgtgcgtgcgtgtgtgtgtgtgcatatatgtgtCTTCAACTTTTATGATATTGAGCCTTGTGCATTTCTTGTTGTACTTTATAAACCGCTGCTGTGGATTGACCGGAAGTCTGTGTTTTTCATTCAAGTAAAACCATTGGGTTCTGTTTCACCCACTCTTTTGTGATGTGGTCAAAAGTATAATCTGGCCAGTTCACTCTGCTGGCTGGAAGATCGGGTGAGCATTTGGCCTCACACTGtcattgtcctcctcctctcgtcttTGTTCCCTTTTAAGGACTTAAGCTTTGGCCGTAAGCCCCCAAATAAGGGCAGCAGTTAGTCAAAAGTGCAATATAACATTTCCCCCTGCCTCCCACCTTCTTCCACTCTGTAATTCAGATTCCATGGTCATCAAACAAAAGACCAATGTGGGAACATATCGGAGCAAAAAGTGCACGTCATAATGTTTCCAGAGGGAATTTTAGTGAATCCATCTTCATTCATCTGTGGTGTGGTGCTGTTGGTATCACAAACAATGGTTTTAGTTTGCAGGTTCACTTCATAAAGTCAGATATACATACCGGTACATGTTGTAAAAGAGACACCAGTGGACCACTGTTAATGGTAAAATATCAATTATTCAAACATACTAGCTAAGAATTTCCAGTCATATCTTACAGCTTTACTTGTGTGGTTATTACAGTGCTATTATTATATCTTTTCCAGTTGAAATCTATGCAAATAGACAGCACCTAATAAAAATGCTCAAATATCATTATATTTCCATAACTTGTACTCGCATGTTTCATCATGACAAAAATACCAAATTAATTGTGACTTATTTCATTTAACTGTGTCTGCAGTCGCTCCGGTGTTATTGAGAAGATGGAGGCCTTGGAGCTGGAGAATCAAGAGAAAATGGAGGTGGAAGAGTCAGGAAGGAGCGGAGCGAGACAGGGCCGCAGTGAGCACAGACGCTTCCACAGAGAGGTGTGTCATCGaattttagttttttaattcaACAATGTGCATCATCACACTACACTAAGACTTGTGAATGGTGGAAAAACATCCTGTGAGCTCATTGCAGGACCGGCTGgttttgctctcctcctccatcaatttttttccttcccactTAACTGCCCTTTTCCCTCCATCCCCCTatctctctcctgtctttgttttatttgttggtcagaggtcaccagtATGTGGTATTCATTTCCAGTCTCCATTCTGTGCTGGGAATCCCCCTGGTGATATTGCTTCCCTTTCCCAACTGATCCTCTCTGGATGTTTAATACTGTTAAATATCTTTACATTCTCAGGAGAATGACAACATCTCCCTTTTTCTTGAACCATGTTCTCAGTCTCAGCCAATCTGTGTGCTTTTTAtactgatgcttttaaacaatACATACAGATGTAGAGGTTCCAAGCTCAGGTTGAAGCGCTctaggttttttctttttctaattaTCTGCTCAGTGTAGTGTATAGGAActtacaatgttttttttttttttaaatagatgaTCCTTAACCGCCTCCAAACAAAAATCTGTAACAAGCTTGTGTGCTACTTTTTTTACTTGTTTATCATGTATATAAAGGACTGATTTTTGCATGTTGAATACTCCATAATataataaagattttttctaTTTATTACCGATACTCTAAATGATGGACTGCAGAAAAATTTGCCTGTGCCAATGTGCTTGTTATCTAGGGGCAGACCCGTGATGCAGGTGAAGATTTAGATTTTGCTTCCAGTCTGCCTCCTCTGAGGAGAGCAAAGTCACTGGATAGAAGGACAACTGAGTCAGTTATGACGGTAAGTAGCCGTTTTCAAACACTCTGAGCTAATCCACCACATTTTTGTTGATAGTCTAAGTGAAGGACTATCTTAGGAAAGAAGTAGCTTATGTAGTTCAAGCAGTGTAAAATGAGAGTACTCAAGTTTGGAAATGTTACcttaaacacaaatgtgtggTTGCTCACACTTACTTTAATCATAAACACAGTTACTAGAAATACTTCTGGCAAAGGTCTCCAACTATTGCTAAGGAGGTAACTTGCTGTTCATTATGAGTCATGTCCCCCGTCCTTTTCTAATTACAAGTCGAATATGTAGTCTTTGATGTATACTGCTTTTGTTTTGCACCCCTTTTCTACTGTAGGGTACCATCTTGGCCTGAAATGGTgctctttgcttttgttttctcttgttttaGTACATTTTCTGTTGAGTTTCCAAAGAGACCGAGGTAATGTTAAATGACAGTTGCATTCTACTGATGGTCCTAACAATTATCCTTGCATCGTCCTTTTACATTTGTCAGGCACAAAATCAAACCAATGATGATAGAATCTACAGTGGCTAAGCTTAGTCAGTGAATCATAAATCTAATACAAGTTGCGTGAGTTTTTGTGACTTTGTAAACAGTTACACATCATATCACAATAGTACTATTTAACATCTTAACTACAGTATATTAAAGGGATGGTATTTTCCATAGAAGAACAAAGGTAAAAGCAGGTAGTATATGTAAAATGCAATGGACACAcaacattaaatacatttcagGTGTTCATTTCCTGGAcaactgtgtttgtgtctttgttggaCCAATGCTGTTCCACTTGTTTGTCAGGTTTAAGGCAAATGGcacaacagaaacatatgggGAATAACTGCGGGTTGAATTTTAAAAGCATTGTTGAGCAGCAGAGTATGCAATAATATAGCCTTGATTTAGTGGTTTGTCTATAAAAGGTTGGTGAAGTGCTTGTTACAGGTCTCTGCAGCGTATGGAATTTGGTTTCACTAATTCCCAATCTGGAGAAACTATGGAGGAAatgggggaaagaaaaataagatggCAACACTGTTTGTTTCCAGACTCAACTAAATTGTGCATACaaggaaagttttttttatggCCTTTGGAGAAATCAGTCATATGAGAGTCTGGTAAAGAGCAATTTTGATTAAATACACTGAGTATGAGCTTAAATGTACTCCACAGGCAGCGtgaaccagtcagtcagtcaaatTATTTTTGTCAGATAGAATGGATATTTTTTTAGTACCAAACAATAACAAATTGTGTAGAATTAAAGTTATACATGTATACTGGATATGCAGTGCAGAAAGATTTAAGatccttttttgttttatattatGTTGTGTCCGTAtgctaaaatgtaaataagtaACTAAAAATCTCTCACTGATCTACTCTCAATACCCCAGAATAACAAATTGAAAGCAAAACTTTAAAACTTTTTGCAAATTAATTGGAAAAGAGGATCTTAATATCTTGTGAATATGGTGGAGTTGCTGAGGAGAACAGTCAGGCTAGAAGACAGTTTAGTTAGAAGAAACTAAAGTATTTATTCTAGCAAGAGTTGCAGTGTTTAAGTTGTGATTGTTTGAAtactgagaggaaaaaaacaatgtaCGGTAAATCAATGCTGTGACAATAATGTTAAATGATACACGATGGTGCATCTATGAAAATAATCAGTGTAGTATTAACATGCCTATGTGTATGTTAAACAGTGATGAATTAAGCAGggaaaccctttttttttaaacttaattcatatatatttttagctGCCTCTTTTTATACGACATTACAGTCAAGTTATAGTAATTTCATACAAGTAAATGGTTCTGATGTATTCCTCGATGGCGCTGAAATAGCTACTGACACCCTTAGAAAGAAGATTGTTTGATAATGAATAATACAGCTGACAAAAAAGGATTGAGTtcacatttgttctgttttgatgcTATCCAACACTTACATGGGGAAAGTGCATGCAAAGGCCAATGTGtcgcagtgtgtctgtgggatGCCAGACAAAGCTTCTCCTGTTCTACTAAGCTGTAGGATCTCGGGTTGGCGTTAGTGCCAGGCTTTTTGCTGTGTGAAGAGAGGTCACCGAGTTGTTGTTGGGTTTCTGTTAGGTAACATAGTTAGCAGAATTAATGATTGAGAAAAGGCTATTGTATGTTAAAAGCTTTGTTTATATATCTGTTGTCtattaaaatgcttttgttttgtaAGTGCAAAAAACTTGTTCCTGAAGTCAAATATGGAAGCATTTCATCCTTGAGATATCTGACATGTGGTTAAAATGTGTCAACACATATTAACAGTTTTGGATTACCATTATAAGTAATACTAtctgtttttaactttttttggTCTTGGTGTGGTGGTGCAAGTTTGTGGATGTTTTAGACCACACCTCCATGCTGCAGGGGGCAGTGCcatcccctcttcttctccctctcctcttcaggTCATACACGTAATTCCCATCTGTGTGCAGATTGTGCCCGCTCTTTGTTCATTGCACTCATCCTCTGTGAGagacatgtgtgagtgtgagcgatTGTGTGTTAATCACGGTTTACCACTGCTTCCAGAGGCcactgtgcacatgtgtgttccTCCCACTGTATGCAGTCACAGCAGACAACAGCAGTACCAAACACTGTGTTCCGCATCATCAGCTGGAGTTGGTAAACCCCAGCAAGAAATGTGGTAGAAGTTGACCCTCAAAGTCATTCACATTTCTGCAATTTCTGCACCTGACTTTAATTCATTTGTATTCTATTGGTGTGGTCAACTTCTACCCCCAGCTGACCGAGTGagcatggttttttttaaaataccttCTCTTGTTTTTAACTTGAATGTATAAGCAGTGTAAGCATTGCTGCGTCATTGTTTTGAGTCTGTACTTGTCTCATGTCAGTTTGAAAACAGTAAGCAGTGAAACTGTTTTTGCGGGTCTACCTTTTTACACCACACATATAGTGTATTTTTAAAAGTGGCAGTGTCAGGTctcattttaatcacatttatttgcAAAATATTTTGTGTGGTGTACAGTGGCAGAAATTGCAAAAAATTTGCATTGTGTAACCcaaatacagtatatgtttATTACATGCGTTATTAGTAGTTAATAGCACAAATtagtaattaaaataatttgcaTGGCTAATACGTGTTCCTTGTAGTCAATTCATGTTGTGGGAGGAAAATTGTGTAATGTATTTTTTCGAGTGAAAAGTCATTTAATTAGactgtttaaatgtatttatttgtaaCAGCGATGAAAGAATAAAAACTTGTTACACATGATAGGCAAAATGCTTAATAGAATAGCTAAAATTagtagagtctcttctgtcaTTCAAGAACAGTGGTAGTAAAATACTGCGGCATGTGGTGAAATATTGTTATATTTCAGTGCATGCTGAGTGACCTTTTCTCAGTACTTTTAGTTGTCTTCATGATATCTTTTTTACCTATTTCCAGCCCGATTTACTGAACTTCAAGAAAGGCTGGATGGTGAAACTGGATGAGCAAGCccaggtattttttttatttatacccTTGAGAATTAAGCTGAACTTTTCCAGGTCACGTCATATGAGCAGACTGTGACAGTCTTTTCAataaaaaatgactgaaaatctTCAATATTGTGAATACGCcaacaaaatgttttcaaaagCAAGTTCAAGCAGAACTGTCTGTTTGAGGGTTTCAATACCCCTGATTGTGATAAAAACAGAAGACAGTTGAAAATTTTCTCTGGATATTTGCAAATGcctcaaacattttttttttctttgtagtGGAAAAAATACTGGTTTGTTTTGACGGACCACAGTCTGAGATATTATAAGGACTCAATTGCAGAGGAGGTAAGCTCATTTGAAGTCTACAAgttacatttaattatttattatttataattatttattcAATGTTGAATGTTTGTCTCCTCAGGCCTCTGATCTCGATGGTGAAATTGACCTTTCGACTTGCAGCAATGTGACAGAATACCAGGCGCAACGCAATTATGGCTTTCAAATACACGTATGAGATGTTTTCTTTGATGAAATGCACATGTTCTGTAAAGTGTTTGTACTAAAGAGGTGTTAAATGTTTACATTATTTTGGTGATTAAAAGTCAAagaatttacatttttagaCCCTGGAGGGAGTCCATACTCTGTCAGCCATGACAGCAGGGATACGGAGAAACTGGATGCAGGCCATCATGAAGAATGTCAGACCCTCTAATGCCCCTGATGTGGCAAGGTCAGCAGGAGCACACAGGTTCAGACATATTCACAAATAGTATTATTAAGCAAAGTTCTATTCAAATGTGGAAGATTGTGGATGGTGGAGGCTCCATCTCCTTGTTGCTGTGCTTGTTTTGTCTGAattgtcagtcatttttacatGAATTTTTAAGAATTTATATTTACAAATTCATTGACAAATCAAATTCAGCCAGTCTCCATTTATTCTGATCACTTTCAGTGCAGCTGAAACAAACAACATCCCAGACAAATCAATATAACAAAGGCTACTGTAGCTTACATTATAATTGCCATAATAATAGACATGTATTGTTATTTTCTGCATTTCAATTTACACCTTTGCAAAGATCTTGTTACTAAAAGTTacttttctgcttttcattgTCTTCCAGCTCATCTGAAGATCATGGCTTCTCTCCTTTGGAGGGTCTAGTCAGACCAGATGTAACACAGGACTCCCCCTCCTCTGAGACTTCATCAGTTGAAAGAGAATCCGTTCCTGGTGTCATAAAGAGTCGTGCACGTGAACGTAGACGAGAAGGCCGCTCTAAAACATTTGACTGGGCAGAGTTCAGGCCAATTGCGCAGGCTTTGGCTCAGCAGCGAGCACAGGAGGCTGAGAACCTCCACGCTGACCTGGGAGAGCCAGAGCGCAgtagaagaagagaggagaggcggaggaggTATGAGACAGTTTCAGGCTCTTCGGCAGAGACCATTGCTGCTCAAGAAGGAGCAAAGACTGACTATGAGTGCGAAGTGGGTTTTGAACAAACCCATTCGATTAGTCCCACTAATTttgaaaagcagcagagagTAGAAGAGGTGATTGAACAACACTGGCAACAGGTGGAAAAAACACCCAtccgagaggagaggagggtcccTCTGCCTCCTGTGGCACAATCCAAAGAGTCTTCCGAGCTGGAGCAGTTGCTGGAACATTATAAACAGGGGGTGAGTCTGTATGTTGGTCAATACTAGAGTCTTATTCTTGCTGCATTTATGTTGAATTGAGTCTTGACAAGTGTGAATGCTAAAATCATGTAGAGAATAGAGTACCGTAAACATCTGTGTACATACTTAAAATCTTTCCACATAATGGCTACATTTAATTACATACACCAAGGTTATGTAAAAAAGTTACGGCTAAAACAAAAGTCCATGAATTCATGCTTTTGATTcattaaataaagtgttttccccgcaaagcaggaaaacacacaatcatTGTCATATGTACAccataataaaagaaaacacaacacattttACAAGTCCTTCTACTCACAGAATGATCAGTAATTAATAACGGCTGTGTAACTTGCTACAGGTATTTGTGATCTACAGCATCATTAAAACTTTACTTCCTATGATTAACTGAAATgttttcctgttgctgttgcagATAGAGGACCTGAAGGCACAGCTGGAAAACTGTCATCAACAACTCCTTGACTCCAACAAGCAcaagcaggagctggagctccAGTTAAGAACGGCTTTAGAAAGAGAGCAGGACATCCGATCAGGTTACATCTCACCGGTAAGGTATTAGTTTTTTGTGTAGTGTTATCACACTGTTATTCTTTTGACAGGAAATCCTGATTTCACATGCCTATACTGAAGAGAGCAGTGTTTTCTTCTCCATTTTGTAACCATCTTTGCATGTCATTATTAATTGTTGATAACATAAGACAAACTgacatcaaaacaacaaaatgattGTAGGTACATGCATTGCATGAGTTTGTTGCATGTAAAAGAAGATCAATATCTCATTACTTCATTGGCTCTATATTTCTATCTTTCTTAGACCAGTGTGGTATCTGAACTCATGGCAGCAGCAATAAATATTCTGCTTACATTACATTTTATGGATGCTAATGTGACTTAATCTGGATTATTTCACTCTAAATTTGTTTGTCATTGTCATAATTTGGTTTACCAATTTTGGGGGAAGTACCAAAACCTTCCTtacatttctcctcctttccccagTTTTAGGTAAGCATGAACTTTAAATTGTGTACATTTCTAGACTTGGCTAGCAAATCAAAATTAGAGTGAATTGATCCTCCATAGTCACTGGTCCAACAGTCATAGCTCTATTCGCTGAAAGTTTTGTCTCAACATGTTTGTTCAATAACCATAGCTTGTTTTATAATTATGT includes these proteins:
- the mprip gene encoding myosin phosphatase Rho-interacting protein isoform X4; amino-acid sequence: MSTAKENPCRKFQANFFNKSKCQNCFKPRELHLLTDQDLTQAKPIYGGWLCLAPEGTDFDNPMQRSRKWQRRFFVLYEHGCLRFALDESPSTLPQGTVNMNLCTDVVDAEPLTGQKNSLCIITPEQEYFIRGENKEIINGWSEQLIVYPRTNKQNQKKKRKVEPATFQEPGPAKVAVTDSGIPDAETVPDSSSIIWQEELSQREADAAAAWSQADLPGSSPPPAGDRNSAAQASDGSSVNGDKVDRGSLVLHASAPQPPNDLLSPTGSCSSLGGIPRCLSPAPSDPFPSGSSLLSNGSHISGSVSSLDSDASGGTVNSTDSHPPNQRGSHSYSHHDTPRSRRLEAEARKAEKRSRFRSPDRQEREAILSPERSRSGVIEKMEALELENQEKMEVEESGRSGARQGRSEHRRFHREGQTRDAGEDLDFASSLPPLRRAKSLDRRTTESVMTPDLLNFKKGWMVKLDEQAQWKKYWFVLTDHSLRYYKDSIAEEASDLDGEIDLSTCSNVTEYQAQRNYGFQIHTLEGVHTLSAMTAGIRRNWMQAIMKNVRPSNAPDVASSSEDHGFSPLEGLVRPDVTQDSPSSETSSVERESVPGVIKSRARERRREGRSKTFDWAEFRPIAQALAQQRAQEAENLHADLGEPERSRRREERRRRYETVSGSSAETIAAQEGAKTDYECEVGFEQTHSISPTNFEKQQRVEEVIEQHWQQVEKTPIREERRVPLPPVAQSKESSELEQLLEHYKQGIEDLKAQLENCHQQLLDSNKHKQELELQLRTALEREQDIRSGYISPATCERGFAAMEESHQKVIDELQRKHQRELENLEEEKERLLAEETAATIAAIEAMKNAHRNEMEKELDKARKANSNSGNADVDEIRKQHEEELCSFQREIEVLSEQYSQKCLENAHLAQALEAERQALRQCQRENQELNAHNQELNNRLAAEITKMRSMAAEDGPGDANTTIQGKELYELEVMLRVKESEVQYLKQEINSLKDELHAAQRDKKYATDKYKDIYTELSIVKAKAERDLGRLRDQLQLAHEALGEPTLEEVERGGYDIMKSKSNPDILKMAAAAAKRSERTMRSKSLKEGLTAEQRLHLFDHKDTKDF
- the mprip gene encoding myosin phosphatase Rho-interacting protein isoform X3; this translates as MSTAKENPCRKFQANFFNKSKCQNCFKPRELHLLTDQDLTQAKPIYGGWLCLAPEGTDFDNPMQRSRKWQRRFFVLYEHGCLRFALDESPSTLPQGTVNMNLCTDVVDAEPLTGQKNSLCIITPEQEYFIRGENKEIINGWSEQLIVYPRTNKQNQKKKRKVEPATFQEPGPAKVAVTDSGIPDAETVPDSSSIIWQEELSQREADAAAAWSQADLPGSSPPPAGDRNSAAQASDGSSVNGDKVDRGSLVLHASAPQPPNDLLSPTGSCSSLGGIPRCLSPAPSDPFPSGSSLLSNGSHISGSVSSLDSDASGGTVNSTDSHPPNQRGSHSYSHHDTPRSRRLEAEARKAEKRSRFRSPDRQEREAILSPERSRSGVIEKMEALELENQEKMEVEESGRSGARQGRSEHRRFHREGQTRDAGEDLDFASSLPPLRRAKSLDRRTTESVMTPDLLNFKKGWMVKLDEQAQWKKYWFVLTDHSLRYYKDSIAEEASDLDGEIDLSTCSNVTEYQAQRNYGFQIHTLEGVHTLSAMTAGIRRNWMQAIMKNVRPSNAPDVASSSEDHGFSPLEGLVRPDVTQDSPSSETSSVERESVPGVIKSRARERRREGRSKTFDWAEFRPIAQALAQQRAQEAENLHADLGEPERSRRREERRRRYETVSGSSAETIAAQEGAKTDYECEVGFEQTHSISPTNFEKQQRVEEVIEQHWQQVEKTPIREERRVPLPPVAQSKESSELEQLLEHYKQGIEDLKAQLENCHQQLLDSNKHKQELELQLRTALEREQDIRSGYISPLEHALGLEADVTPQTKRPELATCERGFAAMEESHQKVIDELQRKHQRELENLEEEKERLLAEETAATIAAIEAMKNAHRNEMEKELDKARKANSNSGNADVDEIRKQHEEELCSFQREIEVLSEQYSQKCLENAHLAQALEAERQALRQCQRENQELNAHNQELNNRLAAEITKMRSMAAEDGPGDANTTIQGKELYELEVMLRVKESEVQYLKQEINSLKDELHAAQRDKKYATDKYKDIYTELSIVKAKAERDLGRLRDQLQLAHEALGEPTLEEVERGGYDIMKSKSNPDILKMAAAAAKRSERTMRSKSLKEGLTAEQRLHLFDHKDTKDF